Proteins from a genomic interval of Marmoricola sp. OAE513:
- the truB gene encoding tRNA pseudouridine(55) synthase TruB — protein MNGLVVVDKPAGITSHDVVARVRRLAGTRKVGHAGTLDPMATGVLVVGVNRATRLLGHLLLTDKGYDATVRLGASTSTDDAEGEFVATHPVGGVSEDAVRAGLASMVGEIDQVPSAVSAIKIDGKRAYERVRAGEDVQISARRVRISAITVSRVEAVDDFLDVDIAVACSSGTYIRAIARDLGADLGVGGHLTALRRTAVGPFGIDQAHTLEELAEDFSLLDISDAARASFPAYELDDVQAAMVRVGKKLPIDLPEQVPTAVFAPTGEFLALYERGGDLARPVAVFV, from the coding sequence GTGAACGGGCTGGTCGTCGTCGACAAGCCCGCCGGCATCACCTCGCACGACGTGGTGGCGCGGGTGCGTCGCCTCGCCGGGACCCGCAAGGTCGGCCACGCAGGCACGCTGGACCCGATGGCCACCGGGGTCCTGGTCGTCGGGGTGAACCGGGCGACCCGGTTGCTCGGGCACCTCCTGCTCACCGACAAGGGGTACGACGCCACGGTCCGCCTCGGCGCGAGCACCAGCACGGACGACGCCGAAGGTGAGTTCGTCGCGACCCACCCGGTGGGCGGTGTCTCCGAGGACGCCGTCCGCGCCGGCCTGGCATCGATGGTCGGCGAGATCGACCAGGTGCCCTCGGCGGTCTCGGCCATCAAGATCGACGGCAAGCGCGCCTACGAGCGCGTGCGGGCCGGCGAGGACGTGCAGATCTCGGCCCGTCGGGTGAGGATCAGCGCCATCACCGTCTCCCGGGTCGAGGCGGTCGACGACTTCCTCGACGTCGACATAGCGGTCGCGTGCTCGAGCGGCACCTACATCCGCGCGATCGCGCGCGACCTCGGCGCCGACCTCGGCGTCGGCGGTCACCTGACGGCGCTGCGGCGGACGGCGGTCGGGCCCTTCGGCATCGACCAGGCGCACACGCTCGAGGAGCTCGCCGAGGACTTCAGCCTGCTCGACATCAGCGACGCGGCCCGGGCGAGCTTCCCGGCGTACGAGCTGGACGACGTGCAGGCCGCCATGGTCCGGGTCGGCAAGAAGCTGCCCATCGACCTGCCCGAGCAGGTCCCCACCGCGGTGTTCGCGCCGACCGGCGAGTTCCTGGCCCTGTACGAGCGCGGGGGAGACCTCGCCCGACCCGTGGCGGTGTTCGTGTGA
- the rbfA gene encoding 30S ribosome-binding factor RbfA — protein sequence MASPRVRKVADRIKVIVAEMLERRIKDPRLGFVTVTDVRVTGDTQNASVFYTVLSLGGEQSAEDLAGTAAALESAKGLIRSEVAKQLGMRHAPALEFIHDALPESARAIDDLLDIARAQDEQVAASRTGATYAGEADPYKKPRVEDDADDEDELEDDSES from the coding sequence ATGGCCAGCCCCCGCGTCCGCAAGGTCGCCGACCGGATCAAGGTGATCGTCGCCGAGATGCTCGAGCGGCGGATCAAGGACCCGCGGCTCGGGTTCGTCACCGTGACCGACGTCCGGGTCACCGGTGACACCCAGAACGCCTCGGTGTTCTACACGGTGCTCTCGCTCGGCGGCGAGCAGTCGGCGGAAGACCTGGCGGGCACCGCGGCGGCGCTCGAGTCGGCCAAGGGCCTGATCCGTTCCGAGGTCGCCAAGCAGCTCGGCATGCGCCACGCGCCGGCGCTCGAGTTCATCCACGACGCGCTGCCGGAGTCGGCCCGCGCGATCGACGACCTGCTCGACATCGCCCGGGCGCAGGACGAGCAGGTCGCCGCCAGCCGCACCGGCGCGACGTACGCCGGCGAGGCCGACCCGTACAAGAAGCCGCGTGTGGAAGACGACGCGGACGACGAGGACGAGCTCGAGGACGACTCCGAGTCGTGA